The genomic interval CCGCATGGGGCGCCGGATTTTTTCCAGACCGAGGCCATCGACACCTTCTTTGCCAGCGATTGGGAAGTCCACTACAACTCCAACCGCCTGGGCGTACGCCTGATCGGCCCCAAGCCGACCTGGGCGCGTAGCGATGGTGGCGAGGCCGGCTTGCATCCGTCCAACGTGCACGATTGCGAATACGCCATTGGCAGTATCAACTTCACTGGCGATTCGCCGGTGATCCTGACGCGTGACGGCCCCAGCCTGGGCGGTTTTGTCTGCCCGGCCACCATTGCCAAGGCCGAGTTGTGGAAGGTCGGCCAGGTCAAACCGGGCGACAAGATCCGCTTCAAGTGCATCAGCTACAAAGAGGCCGTGGCGCTGGAACGCGCGCAAGACGCGCAACTGGCCGCGCTGGCCTTTGTGCCGGTTGAGGACATCGCCGCGCCGGAACTGCCCGCTACCTCATCCCCGGCCATTCTGGCTGAACTGCCGGAAAACGGCGTGCGCCCGGCCGTGACCTACCGCCAGGCGGGCGACACCTACATCCTGATGGAGTACGGCCCCAATGTGCTCGACCTGAAACTGCGGCTGCGCATCTATCTGATGATGCAAAAGCTCAAGCAGTTGCAAGTGCCGGGCATTCTGGAACTCTCGCCGGGCGTGCGTTCGCTGCAAATCCGCTTTAACGGTTACGAGATCAGCCAGCAACGGCTGCTGGCCACCTTGCTGGCTGCCGATGCCGAACTGCCGGATGTTTCCACGCTCAAGCTGCCGACCCGCGTGGTCTACATGCCGCTGGCGTTTGAGGACTCCGCCACGCTGGGCGCCGTACAGCGTTATCAGGAAACCGTGCGCCACCAGGCGCCATGGCTGCCCAACAACGTCGATTTCATCCAGCGCATCAATGGTCTGGCAAGCCGCGAACAAGTGCGCGACATCATTTTTGATGCCAGCTACATGGTCATGGGTCTGGGCGACGTGTACCTGGGCGCGCCGTGCGCGGTGCCGGTGGACCCGCGTCACCGGCTGTTGACCAGCAAATACAACCCGGCGCGCACCTTCACCGCCGAAGGCACCGTGGGCATTGGCGGCGTGTACATGTGCATTTACGGCATGGACTCCCCCGGCGGCTATCAACTGGTCGGCCGCACGCTGCCGATCTGGAACAAGTTCCTCAAGAACGCTGTGTTTGCACCGGGCGAGCCGTGGCTGCTGCGCTTTTTTGACCAGGTACGGTTCTACCCGGTGACCGAGGCCGAGCTGGACGGGCTGCGCGAAGACTTCCGCCATGGTCGCACCGGCGTGCGCATTGAAGAAGAAGTGTTCGACTTCGCCGCCTATGAGGCTTTCCTGGCCGACAACAGCGCCAGCATTGCCGACTTCCAGGCGCGCCAGAAAGTGGCCTTTGAAGCCGAAGTGGCCCTGTGGCAAGCCGATGACAGCGCGCACCACCACGCCGCCGTAGAGGAAGAAGACACCGAAGACGCAGTGGACGATGGCCACCACGTCATCAGCGCCGACCTGTGCGGCAGCATCTGGAAAGTGCTGGTGGAAGTGGGCCAGAAAGTGGACGCCGGCTCGCCCCTGATTGTGGTCGAAGCCATGAAGATGGAACTGGCCGTGCACGCGCCGGTATCGGGCACCGTGCGCTCCATCCGCGCCATGCCGGGCAAAGCCGTCACACCGGGCGAACGCTTGCTGGTGCTGGAGCCGCACGCATGAAACCCGAACCGGTCGCCTCGCTGCCGAACGAAGACGCCGCGCCTGGCAAACGGCGCGGTTCCCGTGACAACCTGGCCAACGGCATCTACGCCAGCATCAAGGCGGACATCATGGAGTTCCGCCTGTTGCCCGGTGACCGCTTTACCGAAAGCGAAGTGGCCGAACGCCTGAACGTCAGCCGCACCCCGGTGCGTGAGGCGCTGTACCGCCTGCAGAACGAGCACTTTGTCGAGGTGCAGTTTCGCAATGGCTGGCAGGTGCGACCGTTTGATTTTGCCTATTTCGAAGACCTGTACGACGTGCGCGTGATCCTGGAACTCGCCGCCGCCCGCCGCCTGTGTGAGCACGTAGACCTGGATGCCTCACCGGAACTGGCCGACCTCAAAGCCCTGTGGCTGGTGCCGGTGGGCGAGCGCCTGACTGACGGCAAGATCGTCTCCGGTTTTGACGAGTTGTTCCATTCCACCCTGGTGGCCGCCACCGGCAACCGGGAAATGGCGCGGATCCACCGCGACGTCACGGAAAAAAT from Silvimonas iriomotensis carries:
- a CDS encoding GntR family transcriptional regulator; the protein is MKPEPVASLPNEDAAPGKRRGSRDNLANGIYASIKADIMEFRLLPGDRFTESEVAERLNVSRTPVREALYRLQNEHFVEVQFRNGWQVRPFDFAYFEDLYDVRVILELAAARRLCEHVDLDASPELADLKALWLVPVGERLTDGKIVSGFDELFHSTLVAATGNREMARIHRDVTEKIRPIRRLDFTKPYRVDTTYHEHGAILRAILQRRGDEAQRMLKAHIDESKSEVRKITLHMLHAARQKLTG